TAATTAATAATAAACAAAGTATTAGTAAGTTTAAATTTTACTTTGATAATAATCAGATGTTAAAAGGTGTTGGGGTAGATGGACAATATCCTATTATATGGATACTTTCTGAAGATGATATAAAAGAAAAAGATAGTTTTTATTTAGAAAAGTCTAGTCCTTGTTGTACAAAACTTTTATATGACCACTTAAAGAGCACACTAGAAAATTTAAATCTTCTACCACCATTTATTATAGGTTGTGAACATTCAGAGTTTACAATACCAGATGAATATGATAGTCTTTACAAGGGTGTAATTGAAGAATTTGAGTATGCCTTTAATGTTGTCCAAGATATTGAATCAAAAAATGAAAAACAATCAGAATCAAAAAATGAAGAACAATCAGAGTCAAAAAATGGAGAACAAGAAATTAAATTAACTGTCGAGGATAATATCGAAAAGTGGGTTAAAAAAGATTTTGAATAGCACATCTCCCACTATCAGGAGCTAATTTAGCATATCTCAAAGTCATCTTTATATCTCTATGATTCATAAGTTTTTGAATTGTAAAGATAGGTGTTCCTTTTATAGCTAAATGACTTGCAAATGTATGTCTTAGTGTATGCAACACTACTAAATTTTTTCTATCTTCTTTATCAATACCAACATTAAATAAGCTATGTAATATTTTTAATATTTGTCTTTGTATTGTTGTAGGCTCTATGAATATTTTATCTTGTTGATTTAAGTTCTTACAATAATTACTTAACAAGTTTGTAACATCATCAGTTAAAAATGTTTTGTATGTTGAATTGTTTTTAAAATCTTTTAGAGTAATTATTTGATTACTAAAGTCTAAATCCATTTTTGAAATATTTAAAATAGTTCCTAATCTTCCTCCTGTTGTAAGAGCAAGTTTACAGAATAAATAAAGTCTTGGATTGTGTTCTACTTCTTCATAAAGTTTATTAATCTCTTCAAGCTCTAAATATCTTTCCCTTTCATTATCAATTCTTTCTTTCTCAATATATTTAGTGACATCATTTTTAATTAGTTCTTCTTTTAATCCATAGTTTATTATTGAAGCAAAAGAGGTTAATATGTTGTTTCTTGATTTAGGGGATAGTTGAGTGCCTTTTGGAGTAGTTTTTGTCTTTAAGAGCTTTGTGAGAGCTTTTATATCCTCTTTTGTTAATGTCTCAAGGTTTTTCTTTTCAAAAAAAGGTACAAGATGTTTATTTGCAGTTACAATATCACTATATTTACTTTTAGTTTCTCTTCTTGTTTCAAAGTATTTATCTTGTAGATATTTAAAAGCTATAGAATTCTTTTGCTTTTTATTTGCCATTGCTGGTGGCTCTTCACCTAATCTTAGTTTAGTGAT
This portion of the Arcobacter nitrofigilis DSM 7299 genome encodes:
- a CDS encoding tyrosine-type recombinase/integrase, producing the protein MARYTTKYTGVIYRDSITNEKTDKTYYIRYKDINNKTKELKIGKYSEGVRENYCNQKRNEIITKLRLGEEPPAMANKKQKNSIAFKYLQDKYFETRRETKSKYSDIVTANKHLVPFFEKKNLETLTKEDIKALTKLLKTKTTPKGTQLSPKSRNNILTSFASIINYGLKEELIKNDVTKYIEKERIDNERERYLELEEINKLYEEVEHNPRLYLFCKLALTTGGRLGTILNISKMDLDFSNQIITLKDFKNNSTYKTFLTDDVTNLLSNYCKNLNQQDKIFIEPTTIQRQILKILHSLFNVGIDKEDRKNLVVLHTLRHTFASHLAIKGTPIFTIQKLMNHRDIKMTLRYAKLAPDSGRCAIQNLF